In the Patescibacteria group bacterium genome, one interval contains:
- the gatA gene encoding Asp-tRNA(Asn)/Glu-tRNA(Gln) amidotransferase subunit GatA: MALNTFTIREAHDALVAKKCSSVELTQECLDRITSVDGDIQAFLTVLGERALVQAAHVDKKIAHGGDLGILEGIPCALKDNMMVQGERTTAGSKILDAYHASYSATVVDLLEKEGSVLLGKTNMDEYAMGSSTENSGYWVTRNPWDTTRVPGGSSGGSAAALAADECIFSLGSDTGGSIRQPASLCGVTGLKPTYGSVSRYGLIAMASSLDQIGPFGKTVEDASIIFDAIKGSDTRDSSSAQAPSRATRTHSALHTSIEGMKIGVPKEYFIDGIDDAVALNVGNALKDLERLGAILVDISLPHTQYALSTYYVIMPAEVSANLARFDGIRYGYSSPDALTLSDVYTQSRTKGLGREVRRRIMLGSYVLASGYYDAYYKQAQKVRELVRRDFDTALLDVDCIVCPTSPIPAFPIGEKASDPLAMYLADIFTVSANIAGVPALSVPCGFAAKDGKDLPVGLQILGKHFDEETILRVGHQYQQATDWHLRKSMMY; this comes from the coding sequence ATGGCACTCAATACATTTACTATTAGAGAAGCGCACGATGCGCTTGTAGCAAAAAAGTGTTCATCCGTTGAGCTTACTCAAGAATGCCTCGACCGTATTACTTCAGTTGACGGTGATATCCAAGCATTTTTGACTGTACTGGGAGAGCGAGCGCTTGTTCAAGCTGCGCATGTTGATAAAAAAATCGCACATGGCGGTGATCTTGGTATTCTTGAAGGAATTCCATGTGCGCTTAAAGATAATATGATGGTGCAAGGAGAGAGGACGACTGCAGGATCAAAAATACTTGATGCGTATCATGCTTCGTACAGTGCAACAGTTGTTGATTTGCTTGAGAAGGAGGGATCCGTGCTGTTGGGCAAAACAAACATGGATGAATACGCCATGGGCTCTTCAACGGAAAATTCCGGATACTGGGTTACGCGGAATCCGTGGGACACAACTCGCGTTCCCGGCGGATCGTCAGGTGGCTCAGCAGCGGCGTTGGCTGCCGATGAATGCATATTTTCTCTGGGGTCGGATACCGGCGGATCCATCCGGCAGCCTGCAAGCCTGTGCGGCGTTACCGGCTTGAAACCGACCTACGGTTCGGTGTCGCGATATGGTCTCATCGCCATGGCGTCATCTCTCGATCAAATTGGGCCGTTTGGAAAAACAGTTGAAGATGCAAGTATTATATTTGATGCAATTAAAGGATCTGATACTCGCGATTCAAGCAGTGCACAGGCGCCCTCGCGCGCAACACGGACTCATTCAGCGCTCCATACATCTATTGAAGGAATGAAGATTGGCGTACCCAAAGAGTATTTCATTGATGGTATAGATGATGCTGTTGCATTGAATGTGGGCAATGCGCTCAAAGACCTTGAACGACTTGGCGCAATACTCGTAGATATTTCATTGCCGCATACACAGTATGCCCTGTCGACATACTACGTTATTATGCCGGCGGAAGTATCTGCAAATCTTGCGCGTTTTGACGGCATTCGCTATGGATATTCTTCTCCGGATGCGCTTACGCTTTCCGATGTGTATACACAATCACGTACGAAGGGTTTGGGCCGCGAAGTACGGCGGCGTATTATGCTTGGTTCCTATGTGCTTGCTTCGGGATACTATGATGCCTACTATAAGCAAGCTCAAAAAGTTCGCGAGCTTGTGCGAAGAGATTTTGACACTGCACTTCTTGATGTTGATTGTATCGTGTGCCCGACATCTCCTATTCCGGCATTTCCCATCGGTGAAAAAGCCTCAGATCCACTCGCGATGTATTTGGCGGATATTTTTACGGTATCGGCAAATATTGCCGGTGTTCCTGCGCTTTCCGTACCATGTGGATTTGCGGCGAAAGACGGTAAAGATCTTCCGGTCGGACTTCAAATACTCGGGAAGCATTTTGATGAGGAAACAATTTTGCGTGTAGGGCACCAGTATCAGCAAGCAACAGATTGGCACTTACGGAAAAGCATGATGTACTAA
- a CDS encoding sulfite exporter TauE/SafE family protein, with the protein MNVFKFHFRSADHAQLESFKQKNHEGIAQIDINVSKCIVRIISDQHTADTLVALAHEYSIALIPYEAALRQSAVITIKGMTCQSCEITLERELQKIEGVEQVEVDATRGIARITYSHKPSEELVREAIASKGYEFTSIGKSERAGTFIQHTQRPPVVRLVGFIVLAIAIGAVLDRFQLLTPSISIGSGLSFGAVFLIGLLAASSSCIAVSGGLLLSSAAKWNERYATINGIARMQPVLFFIAGRLLAYLGFGALIGVVGKALSPSPFVTGLITIAAALFMIVMGLDMLGMAPGWLKRLLPRMPKRISHTMLKAESFHSPVTPFLLGAATFFLPCGFTQSLQLYALSTGSILTSGLLLFGFALGTAPALFALGWASTSLKGRVGTFFFQFSGVVVLLLGFWNIQNGFTAAGYPLSFPRIEWSARAADSTDPNVVFDGTAQIVRMSAGSRGYSPDRFTVRAGIPVKWIVDGTNAEGCVSVFQAPQLGIKKLLSRGDNVFEFTPREPGTYAFSCSMGMYRGRITVVPST; encoded by the coding sequence ATGAATGTTTTTAAATTTCATTTTCGTTCCGCTGATCATGCACAACTTGAGTCTTTTAAGCAAAAAAATCACGAAGGCATTGCGCAAATAGACATCAATGTTTCTAAGTGCATCGTACGCATCATCAGCGATCAGCATACGGCGGACACACTCGTAGCTTTGGCGCACGAATACAGTATAGCACTTATCCCCTATGAAGCTGCTTTGCGGCAATCTGCGGTTATTACTATTAAAGGAATGACCTGTCAGAGCTGCGAAATAACTCTTGAGCGGGAGCTGCAAAAAATAGAGGGAGTGGAACAAGTTGAGGTTGATGCTACGCGCGGTATTGCGCGTATTACCTACTCTCATAAGCCTTCGGAGGAGCTCGTGCGCGAAGCAATTGCATCAAAGGGGTATGAGTTTACATCGATAGGAAAATCAGAACGAGCCGGTACGTTTATACAGCACACACAGCGACCGCCAGTTGTTCGACTGGTAGGTTTTATAGTCCTTGCGATTGCCATCGGTGCTGTTTTGGATAGATTCCAACTTCTTACTCCATCCATTTCAATCGGAAGCGGCCTTAGTTTTGGAGCAGTATTCCTTATTGGGCTTCTTGCAGCAAGCTCATCGTGTATCGCAGTATCTGGAGGGTTGTTGCTTTCGTCAGCTGCAAAATGGAACGAGCGGTATGCCACTATCAATGGGATAGCCCGTATGCAGCCGGTACTTTTTTTTATTGCCGGTAGGCTTTTGGCATACCTTGGTTTTGGCGCGCTTATCGGTGTCGTTGGCAAAGCACTTTCCCCATCACCATTTGTTACAGGTCTTATTACGATTGCCGCAGCGCTATTCATGATCGTTATGGGATTGGATATGCTTGGCATGGCACCGGGATGGTTAAAACGTCTTCTGCCTCGCATGCCAAAACGCATTTCTCATACAATGTTGAAAGCTGAGTCATTTCATTCCCCAGTAACACCATTTTTACTAGGTGCTGCTACATTTTTTCTGCCATGCGGATTTACCCAAAGCTTGCAACTCTATGCACTTTCAACCGGGAGCATTCTTACAAGCGGTCTTCTTCTGTTCGGCTTTGCTTTGGGAACGGCACCGGCATTGTTTGCTCTTGGCTGGGCGTCAACATCACTTAAAGGTAGAGTGGGGACGTTCTTTTTTCAGTTTTCCGGGGTTGTCGTTCTTCTCTTGGGATTTTGGAATATACAAAACGGTTTTACTGCAGCAGGATACCCGTTATCTTTTCCGCGTATAGAATGGAGTGCGCGCGCAGCAGACAGTACTGATCCGAATGTTGTATTTGATGGTACTGCGCAAATTGTACGCATGAGTGCAGGATCGCGAGGATACTCACCGGACCGTTTTACCGTGCGGGCAGGCATTCCTGTAAAATGGATTGTCGATGGCACAAACGCCGAAGGATGTGTATCAGTGTTTCAGGCGCCCCAGCTTGGCATCAAAAAACTTCTTTCTCGCGGTGATAATGTATTTGAATTTACTCCGCGAGAGCCCGGTACGTATGCATTTAGTTGTTCGATGGGCATGTATCGGGGACGTATTACTGTTGTACCCAGTACATAA
- a CDS encoding S8 family serine peptidase, producing the protein MITFRCFIRILFFILGIAVWMVVQRVDAAILTNDQLIPDAFGEITGSELGILSDGSFLCFNINSKCYNKESFVQKGFEWSDTKITFGVPGDIPISGSIIVYNTGKKSVCVGTRCTIQDTILELARLSYRIKPLIRSVNPLMWVRDGTIAIKGAGFGEATGSVLFDDLNASVAQWSDKELNVRAPADGIVKRITIQSPNGTRTVFDLFSYLDQIQAGRAWSLLGNGAVTVAVIDDGVYVNHPALKSSIWKNPKEQAGNAKDDDGNGYIDDVYGYNFIKGNASVDPTGSHGTRVASIILSTAQSGMAGTRSSVRIMPLVVADANGVIPTKESVIKAIKYAADNGANIINASFGSGGTIGYASEYDEAIQYAFTKGAIVVAAAGNDDLLSKDGTDLNVVPQSPVCNNKKRFLLLGVAALDNTDSQSEGMVRARWSSYGSNCVSLAAPGVRIPGAVPPEYSSDRNSYYDQSSGTSFATPIVAGVAAMMKATHPTMPHWEIMSRIVGSADSLDVANRGFEHAIGGRVNAFKSLAAGGMEASVGDIEPFQSIPEGTVRVTIKQYTSNNSLRLVNEQIAIPLNPSHITPLAADTFEVTIPSDAPEGNYRIAVVGESGTALAASSMQLTINRPPQQSVQVPLIPVQQPAQPLSLQPSVEALPIAHVSVVQQPSSIDAAFSQKMKGKILLQVEEQGQAWYVNSIDAKRYYLKDGSAAFELLRRFGTGISAADLAKLPIEGSKSIKKNSLRDRLKGKIVLDVQHHGQAWYVNPKDGLRYYLKNGDEAYRIMRQLSLGISNANLNKIPIGQ; encoded by the coding sequence ATGATCACCTTTAGGTGCTTTATACGTATACTTTTCTTTATTCTGGGGATAGCAGTATGGATGGTAGTGCAAAGGGTTGACGCTGCGATACTAACAAATGATCAACTTATTCCCGATGCATTTGGAGAGATTACCGGTTCTGAATTAGGGATTCTTTCTGATGGCAGTTTTTTATGTTTTAACATCAATAGTAAATGCTATAACAAGGAATCCTTTGTGCAGAAAGGGTTTGAATGGTCAGATACCAAAATCACATTTGGCGTGCCGGGAGATATTCCGATCAGTGGATCAATCATCGTGTATAATACGGGAAAAAAGTCGGTGTGCGTGGGTACGCGCTGCACTATCCAAGATACCATACTGGAACTTGCCCGCTTATCGTATCGCATTAAGCCGTTGATACGAAGCGTGAATCCGCTGATGTGGGTGCGTGACGGCACTATTGCCATTAAGGGCGCTGGATTTGGAGAAGCAACAGGCAGTGTGCTTTTTGATGATCTTAATGCTTCGGTCGCTCAATGGAGTGACAAGGAGTTGAATGTGCGTGCTCCCGCTGATGGCATTGTGAAACGCATTACTATCCAATCTCCAAATGGAACACGTACGGTTTTTGACCTTTTTTCCTATCTTGATCAGATTCAAGCAGGCAGGGCATGGTCTTTGTTGGGGAATGGAGCTGTAACAGTTGCAGTTATTGATGACGGAGTCTATGTCAATCATCCTGCGCTGAAGTCATCGATTTGGAAAAATCCAAAAGAGCAGGCAGGCAATGCCAAAGATGATGACGGTAATGGGTATATCGATGATGTGTACGGCTACAATTTTATAAAAGGGAATGCGAGTGTGGATCCGACCGGAAGTCATGGAACCCGCGTTGCGAGTATTATTCTCTCTACAGCGCAATCTGGCATGGCTGGCACACGTTCATCTGTGCGAATCATGCCGCTGGTTGTTGCAGATGCAAACGGGGTTATACCGACAAAAGAGAGCGTCATTAAGGCGATAAAATACGCAGCAGATAATGGTGCGAATATCATTAATGCAAGCTTTGGGAGCGGGGGGACGATAGGATATGCGAGTGAATACGATGAAGCAATTCAATATGCATTTACCAAGGGAGCGATTGTGGTAGCTGCAGCCGGCAACGACGATCTTTTAAGTAAAGACGGAACAGATCTCAATGTTGTTCCGCAATCACCCGTATGCAACAATAAAAAACGCTTCCTTCTTTTGGGTGTCGCTGCATTGGATAATACTGATTCCCAATCAGAGGGTATGGTTCGAGCGCGGTGGTCAAGCTATGGGAGTAATTGTGTTTCACTTGCGGCGCCGGGTGTGCGCATTCCCGGAGCAGTGCCACCAGAGTATAGTAGTGACCGTAATTCCTATTACGACCAGTCAAGCGGCACGTCATTTGCAACACCGATTGTTGCAGGAGTAGCGGCAATGATGAAGGCAACACATCCAACAATGCCGCATTGGGAAATAATGAGCAGGATTGTCGGTAGTGCCGATTCTCTTGATGTGGCTAATCGCGGCTTCGAACATGCTATTGGTGGAAGAGTGAATGCGTTTAAGTCTCTCGCTGCAGGTGGAATGGAAGCGTCAGTTGGTGATATTGAACCATTTCAAAGTATTCCCGAAGGAACAGTGCGCGTTACCATAAAACAGTATACGTCAAACAATTCACTCCGCCTTGTGAATGAACAAATAGCAATTCCACTAAATCCTTCACATATTACTCCGTTAGCCGCCGACACATTTGAGGTAACCATTCCCTCCGATGCACCCGAAGGGAACTATCGTATTGCCGTTGTGGGTGAGTCTGGCACTGCACTTGCGGCAAGTAGTATGCAGCTCACAATAAATCGCCCGCCTCAACAGAGTGTTCAAGTGCCTCTCATTCCCGTGCAGCAACCTGCTCAACCTCTTTCCCTGCAACCTTCAGTTGAGGCGTTGCCGATTGCTCACGTGTCTGTCGTACAACAACCAAGTAGTATTGATGCCGCATTTTCTCAAAAAATGAAGGGTAAAATTTTGCTGCAAGTCGAAGAACAGGGACAGGCATGGTATGTGAACTCTATTGATGCAAAACGCTACTATCTTAAAGATGGCAGTGCGGCATTTGAGCTTTTGAGGCGATTTGGCACAGGCATCAGCGCTGCAGACCTTGCAAAACTCCCCATAGAGGGATCAAAGAGTATAAAGAAAAATTCTTTACGCGATCGTTTAAAAGGTAAGATTGTCCTTGATGTCCAACATCATGGACAAGCCTGGTATGTGAATCCCAAAGACGGCCTCCGGTATTATTTGAAAAACGGCGATGAAGCATATAGGATTATGAGACAGTTAAGTCTGGGCATTTCTAATGCGAATCTCAATAAAATACCAATAGGGCAGTGA
- the ligA gene encoding NAD-dependent DNA ligase LigA: protein MEKSEAKKRIEKLRTTIEHHRYLYHVLDTQEISDSALDSLKHELFLLEQRFPDLVTPTSPTQRVGGSVLEGFQKVQHRFPMLSLEDIFSPDELDDWHNRLVRITHTVEKAHYYAEIKMDGLAVSLRYEDGILVQGATRGDGKVGEDVTQNLKTIEAIPLSLRKSSEQEISRMCRTVHGDCHERALKKRLTDLKGTIEIRGEVCMSKKTFDGLNKAQVQANRPLFANPRNAAAGSIRQLDPSIAASRKLDFIGYALMDEEQFGITTHEQAHEVMKLLGIKVNHFNAYCSTLADVKKYHDDIERKRDHLPHWTDGVVVVVNDNILVAKLGVAGKAPRGMIAYKFAAQQGTTVIEHVHFQVGRTGALTPVATLRPVALGGTTVSHATLHNVDEIHRLDVRIGDTVIIEKAGDIIPKVVRVVKELRTGNEQVIHIPHTCPICDSPVVRDPQEVALYCSNKKCFAQEKERIIHFVSKKGFDIDGLGEKIVEQLISAGLVRSASDLFTLCSGDLEPLEHFGEKSAHNLIESIEKSKSIEFPKFLYALGIFHVGEETASDLAKHYRTIADLQKASREELERIENIGSVVAQSIHEYFSDTHTTQLMKELMDCGVRIKQIHTAHSQTMKGLTFVLTGELESLSRDQAKESIRQRGGTVASSVSNKTDYVVVGREPGSKYDKAKKLGIATLDEKQFITRLGR, encoded by the coding sequence ATGGAAAAGAGTGAAGCAAAAAAACGCATTGAAAAATTGCGAACAACAATTGAACATCATCGCTATCTTTATCATGTGCTCGATACGCAAGAGATATCGGATAGCGCCCTCGATTCATTGAAGCACGAGCTATTCTTGCTTGAGCAGCGTTTTCCAGATCTCGTTACGCCAACATCCCCGACGCAGCGTGTTGGTGGTAGTGTTCTCGAAGGTTTCCAAAAAGTACAACACCGTTTTCCCATGCTTTCATTGGAGGATATTTTTTCACCCGATGAATTAGATGACTGGCACAATCGTTTGGTGCGCATAACCCATACTGTTGAAAAAGCGCATTATTATGCAGAGATCAAAATGGACGGTTTGGCAGTTTCATTGCGGTACGAAGACGGCATATTGGTGCAAGGAGCAACGCGCGGAGACGGTAAAGTAGGGGAAGATGTGACACAGAATTTAAAAACAATTGAAGCAATTCCACTCAGCTTGCGAAAAAGCTCCGAACAGGAAATCAGTCGCATGTGCCGCACTGTTCATGGCGATTGCCATGAACGCGCATTAAAAAAGCGCCTTACCGATCTGAAGGGCACCATTGAGATTCGCGGTGAAGTTTGCATGTCAAAAAAAACATTTGATGGATTAAATAAAGCGCAAGTACAAGCGAACCGCCCGCTCTTTGCCAACCCACGCAACGCTGCGGCAGGAAGTATACGGCAGCTTGATCCGTCTATTGCAGCTTCTCGGAAACTTGATTTTATAGGATATGCGCTTATGGATGAAGAGCAGTTTGGCATTACGACACACGAGCAGGCGCATGAAGTCATGAAACTCCTGGGAATAAAAGTAAATCATTTCAATGCTTATTGCTCAACACTTGCGGATGTCAAAAAATACCATGATGATATTGAACGGAAACGGGATCACTTGCCGCATTGGACAGATGGCGTGGTTGTGGTGGTGAATGATAACATTCTTGTAGCTAAACTTGGTGTTGCAGGTAAGGCGCCCCGTGGAATGATCGCCTACAAATTCGCCGCTCAGCAAGGCACAACCGTTATTGAGCATGTACATTTTCAGGTAGGGCGTACTGGCGCACTGACGCCCGTTGCAACTCTGCGACCCGTGGCACTTGGCGGAACAACCGTATCGCATGCAACTCTTCATAATGTAGATGAAATTCACCGTCTTGATGTGCGCATTGGCGATACGGTCATCATAGAAAAGGCAGGGGATATTATTCCGAAAGTGGTACGTGTCGTGAAAGAATTGCGTACGGGTAATGAGCAGGTTATTCATATACCCCACACATGTCCGATATGCGATTCACCGGTTGTACGCGATCCGCAAGAAGTTGCGCTGTACTGTTCAAATAAAAAATGTTTTGCTCAAGAAAAAGAACGCATTATTCATTTTGTTTCAAAAAAAGGGTTTGATATCGACGGCCTCGGAGAGAAAATTGTCGAACAGCTTATCAGTGCTGGCTTGGTGCGGAGTGCAAGTGATTTATTTACATTATGTTCCGGTGATTTGGAACCCCTCGAGCATTTTGGGGAAAAATCAGCCCACAATCTTATTGAGTCGATTGAAAAAAGCAAATCCATTGAATTTCCTAAATTTCTGTATGCGCTTGGCATATTCCACGTTGGAGAAGAAACTGCTAGTGACTTAGCAAAGCACTATCGAACAATTGCCGATCTGCAAAAAGCATCACGCGAAGAACTCGAACGCATTGAAAATATCGGAAGTGTTGTTGCACAAAGTATTCATGAATATTTTTCCGATACGCATACCACGCAGCTTATGAAAGAACTAATGGATTGCGGCGTTCGTATTAAGCAGATCCACACTGCACATAGCCAGACAATGAAGGGACTGACATTTGTACTGACCGGAGAACTCGAATCGCTTTCTCGCGACCAAGCAAAAGAAAGCATACGGCAGCGTGGCGGAACAGTAGCATCATCGGTTAGCAACAAAACAGACTATGTTGTTGTCGGTCGCGAGCCCGGCTCAAAATATGATAAAGCAAAAAAACTTGGCATTGCCACGCTGGATGAAAAACAATTCATAACACGCTTAGGGCGCTAA
- a CDS encoding heavy metal translocating P-type ATPase: MKTITFTIGGMHCASCSVRNEKSLKSIDGVTNAVVNFATRSAKVDYDESRTSEHEFHSVIKKNGYSVIAGTDHAHMHAESKKEHSITRNKAFISLILSVPVLILAMAGIRLPFELFGINGSTAVQGVLGSIIILGFGWEFHSGMVRQLRTVSANMDTLISLGTLAAWGYSAWMLVLGGDAFYFETGSIITALILLGRYFEALSRGRASAAIEKLLELGAKTAHRKKDGKEEDVAISDIKVGDILVVRPGEKIPTDGIIVAGETHIDESMLTGESMPIGKGMSDEVFGATMNIDGAVEMRATKVGSETVLAQIVKMVTEAQTTKAPIQKLADTISGIFVPIVIVIALATLLGWYWTTSDVSQSFLAAIAVLVIACPCALGLATPTALMVGTGTGAKRGILIKTGEALERAKKITIVLFDKTGTLTQGKPNVTDTHSVQPNISPDELLKIAGSLEHFSEHPLARAVVKECGKRNLTLYDVVKFTVLPGKGVQGTIESDEYFVGSVRFIKEQGILYEQWRSDMISLEQQGKTIICVIKKNLLIGYIGIADTLKEDAKEAVGNLQSHGITTMLVTGDNEGTAQAIANVLGIQKVYARVLPEEKHMIVAELQKKGEHVAFVGDGINDAPALVKADLGIAIGTGTDIAIEAGSIVLVKGSPSKVFEALLLAQLTFKTIKQNLFWAFFYNIAAIPLAAFGLLNPIIAAGAMAFSSISVILNSLRIQKKSKLLV, from the coding sequence ATGAAAACTATAACCTTTACTATCGGCGGGATGCATTGCGCATCATGCTCAGTTCGCAATGAAAAAAGCCTCAAGAGTATTGATGGTGTAACAAATGCCGTAGTGAATTTTGCTACACGCAGTGCAAAAGTTGATTATGATGAATCGCGCACATCAGAGCATGAATTTCACTCAGTTATTAAAAAAAACGGATATAGTGTTATTGCAGGCACTGACCATGCTCATATGCATGCCGAATCGAAAAAAGAACATAGTATTACCCGCAATAAGGCATTCATATCCCTTATACTGTCGGTACCCGTGCTTATTTTGGCAATGGCGGGTATTCGCTTGCCATTTGAATTGTTTGGTATAAACGGAAGCACCGCCGTACAGGGGGTCTTGGGGAGTATTATTATTCTCGGATTCGGCTGGGAATTTCATAGCGGTATGGTACGGCAACTGCGAACAGTGAGTGCAAACATGGATACGCTTATTTCACTTGGTACACTTGCCGCATGGGGGTATAGTGCGTGGATGCTTGTTTTGGGTGGTGATGCGTTTTATTTCGAAACAGGATCTATTATAACAGCTCTTATTCTCTTGGGACGGTATTTTGAGGCGCTGAGCCGCGGCAGAGCAAGTGCAGCGATTGAAAAGTTGTTGGAGCTTGGCGCAAAAACAGCGCATCGCAAAAAAGACGGAAAAGAAGAAGATGTTGCTATTTCGGATATAAAAGTAGGAGATATTCTTGTAGTGCGTCCTGGAGAAAAAATCCCTACTGATGGGATTATTGTTGCGGGAGAGACGCATATTGATGAATCAATGCTCACGGGTGAAAGTATGCCCATTGGTAAGGGGATGTCTGACGAAGTGTTTGGAGCGACCATGAATATCGATGGTGCAGTAGAGATGCGCGCAACAAAAGTTGGAAGCGAAACGGTGCTTGCGCAAATTGTGAAAATGGTAACCGAAGCGCAAACAACAAAAGCGCCCATTCAAAAACTTGCCGATACAATCTCAGGTATTTTTGTGCCGATAGTCATTGTGATTGCCCTTGCAACACTTCTGGGGTGGTATTGGACAACCAGTGATGTTTCTCAAAGTTTTCTCGCGGCAATCGCTGTTCTTGTTATTGCATGTCCCTGTGCACTTGGCCTTGCCACTCCAACGGCGCTTATGGTAGGAACAGGAACAGGGGCAAAGAGGGGTATCCTCATCAAAACAGGGGAAGCACTCGAGCGTGCAAAAAAAATTACCATCGTGCTTTTTGATAAAACCGGAACACTTACGCAAGGAAAGCCGAATGTCACAGATACTCATTCAGTCCAACCCAACATTTCACCGGATGAATTATTAAAAATTGCCGGAAGTCTTGAACATTTTTCTGAGCATCCGCTTGCGCGAGCTGTTGTAAAAGAATGCGGGAAACGAAATCTTACCCTGTATGATGTTGTCAAATTCACTGTACTACCTGGCAAGGGCGTGCAGGGCACTATCGAAAGTGATGAGTATTTTGTTGGAAGTGTACGCTTTATAAAAGAGCAAGGCATTTTATACGAGCAGTGGAGGAGCGATATGATCAGCCTTGAGCAGCAGGGAAAAACCATAATCTGTGTTATAAAAAAGAATCTTCTTATTGGGTATATCGGCATTGCCGACACACTAAAAGAAGATGCAAAGGAGGCGGTAGGAAATCTCCAGAGTCATGGCATTACTACTATGCTGGTGACAGGCGATAATGAAGGGACAGCCCAAGCGATTGCCAATGTGTTAGGAATCCAAAAAGTCTACGCCCGGGTACTGCCGGAAGAAAAGCATATGATCGTAGCTGAACTTCAGAAAAAAGGTGAACATGTTGCGTTTGTAGGCGATGGCATTAATGATGCTCCTGCGCTTGTGAAGGCGGATCTTGGCATTGCAATCGGTACCGGGACGGATATTGCGATTGAAGCAGGCAGTATTGTCCTTGTGAAAGGAAGCCCCTCAAAAGTGTTTGAAGCATTATTACTCGCACAACTGACATTCAAGACCATCAAACAGAACTTATTCTGGGCTTTTTTCTATAATATTGCCGCAATTCCTCTGGCAGCATTCGGGCTTCTTAATCCTATTATTGCCGCGGGTGCGATGGCATTCTCAAGTATAAGTGTTATATTGAATAGTCTCCGCATACAAAAGAAAAGCAAACTCCTGGTCTAG
- a CDS encoding thioredoxin domain-containing protein has product MSDQQPYVPYDPDFDQKRSQSLTLSITPKTLFFAGFAIGLLVMGVPMAYVAARSGVGLSAGSPSVALGNGAVQPSPSPSDAPSAPQPAGKVKPISKDDYVRGPKNADVTVVEYSDLECPFCKRFHPTVQQLMKEYDGKVAWVYRHFPLSFHANAQKEAEAAECAGELGGSDKYWKFIDTINERTTSNGTGFALDQLTPLAKEFGLNEGKFKQCLDSGKYAQKIQQSISDGQSAGVDGTPGTILVRKDGKTRLVSGAVPFEELKSSLEALLKE; this is encoded by the coding sequence ATGTCAGACCAGCAGCCGTATGTTCCCTACGATCCTGATTTCGATCAAAAACGTTCGCAATCACTTACCTTAAGTATTACACCAAAGACACTTTTCTTTGCAGGATTTGCAATCGGTCTTCTTGTTATGGGTGTTCCAATGGCATATGTTGCAGCTCGATCAGGCGTTGGTTTATCTGCTGGCAGTCCGTCTGTTGCTCTTGGCAATGGCGCTGTACAGCCATCTCCTTCGCCATCCGATGCTCCATCTGCACCCCAACCCGCAGGAAAGGTAAAACCGATATCCAAAGACGATTATGTCCGCGGCCCTAAAAATGCAGATGTAACAGTAGTAGAATATTCAGATCTTGAGTGCCCATTCTGTAAGCGGTTTCATCCAACCGTTCAACAGCTTATGAAAGAATATGACGGCAAGGTTGCCTGGGTGTATCGGCACTTTCCATTGAGTTTTCATGCCAATGCTCAAAAGGAAGCTGAAGCGGCAGAATGCGCAGGTGAACTTGGAGGATCCGATAAATATTGGAAATTTATTGATACAATCAATGAGCGTACGACATCGAATGGCACAGGATTTGCGCTTGACCAGCTTACCCCACTGGCAAAAGAATTTGGATTGAACGAAGGAAAGTTCAAACAGTGCCTTGATAGCGGTAAATATGCTCAGAAAATTCAGCAGAGTATTTCCGATGGACAGTCTGCGGGCGTTGACGGCACTCCCGGAACAATTTTGGTTCGTAAAGACGGCAAAACACGATTGGTATCAGGAGCAGTTCCCTTTGAAGAATTGAAGTCGTCACTTGAAGCGCTTCTTAAAGAATAG
- the gatC gene encoding Asp-tRNA(Asn)/Glu-tRNA(Gln) amidotransferase subunit GatC, whose product MALTQQDIEHIARLSRLELSGEELEAFTQQLSSILEYVAQLKEVDTKSITYHYQVPGLENIYDDDSVRQCSEEERALLLNAMPAHVGDFLKVKGVFRD is encoded by the coding sequence ATGGCGCTTACCCAGCAAGACATTGAGCATATTGCGCGGCTTTCACGCCTTGAGCTTTCCGGCGAGGAGTTGGAAGCGTTTACTCAGCAGCTTTCTTCAATTCTCGAATATGTTGCACAACTCAAAGAAGTTGATACGAAGAGTATCACCTATCACTATCAAGTACCCGGATTAGAAAATATATATGATGATGACAGTGTCCGCCAATGCAGCGAAGAAGAGCGTGCGCTACTCCTTAATGCTATGCCGGCTCATGTTGGTGACTTTCTTAAAGTAAAGGGTGTATTCAGGGATTGA